In Babylonia areolata isolate BAREFJ2019XMU chromosome 19, ASM4173473v1, whole genome shotgun sequence, a single window of DNA contains:
- the LOC143293903 gene encoding uncharacterized protein LOC143293903 produces the protein MKPCIVISLVLLGACALVTGQTGAPAMSPMPLLLMWQMMGDPSLKHMPLLTMMLRNPALMHSPMGAFLLSNMLGVDVHKIATPLAMFQGGGINPMRWFPLIMGDPNKLGLLYSLMGFGGTGMGTGMGTGMGTGMGTGMGSAFGPGYGSGLVGPLGY, from the exons ATGAAGCCGTGCATTGTTATCTCCCTTGTTCTCCTCGGCGCATGCGCCCTCGTGACAG GCCAGACGGGGGCCCCGGCCATGAGCCCAATGCCCCTGTTGCTGATGTGGCAGATGATGGGCGACCCCAGCCTGAAGCACATGCCCCTCCTCACCATGATGCTGCGGAACCCCGCCCTCATGCACAGCCCCATGGGCGCCTTCCTCCTGTCCAACATGCTCGGGGTGGACGTGCACAAGATCGCCACGCCCCTGGCCATGTTCCAGGGCGGCGGGATCAACCCCATGAGGTGGTTCCCGCTCATCATGGGCGACCCCAACAAGCTGGGCCTCCTCTACAGCCTCATGGGCTTCGGCGGCACGGGGATGGGAACCGGTATGGGTACAGGGATGGGAACCGGTATGGGTACAGGGATGGGGTCTGCTTTTGGTCCCGGTTACGGTTCTGGTTTGGTAGGTCCTTTGGGTTATTGA